One region of Duncaniella freteri genomic DNA includes:
- a CDS encoding glycoside hydrolase family 20 protein has translation MRKLFRLAGILTVTGALAACSGEKTTANYHTIPIPQEIKITSEGEFVLNSGTKIIYPDGNEKMRRNAMFLAEYLKKATGTDYDIATGTDGKGNILLQLGHPAENPEAYRLNVTQEGVTISGTSEAGVFYGVQTLRKSIPVVHKSTPVLAAVEINDYPRFGYRGVHFDISRHFFTVEEAKSYIDMMTLHNMNRLHWHLTDDQGWRMEIKKHPLLTQIGSTRKETVIGRNSGEYDGKPYGGFYTQEDIKEVVAYAAERYITVIPEIDLPGHMQAALAAYPHLGCTGGPYEVWTQWGVSDNVLCAGNDSVLTFIDDILTEVMGLFPSEYIHIGGDECPKTRWEECPKCQARIKELGIKGNDRHSKEEYLQSYVINHAEKFLNDHGRQIIGWDEILEGGLAPNATVMSWRGEGGGIEAARQNHDVIMTPNTYLYFDYYQTKDIENEPLGIGGYIPLERVYGYDPMPSILTPEQQKHIVGVQANHWSEYIPTFSHLQYMALPRWSALAEIQWSEPEKKNYEDFLSRLLQMMKLYDAEGYNYATHVFDVKADFIPNPATGTVDAVTKTIDRAPIHYTLDGSVPTTESPVADSIVAIRENCTFNALAIRPTGKSRLLTEKIIFSKSTSKPITANQPVNKQYEFNGITTLTDGLKGNGNYKTGRWIGFYRNDMDVTIDLLEPTEISNLTFTTCVEKGDWIFDARSVTVEVSEDGENYTEIVSESSPAMKETDRNGLYEHAYSFNPVKTRFVRVIAASEKSIPEWHGGKGHPGFLFVDEITID, from the coding sequence ATGAGAAAATTATTCAGACTTGCCGGAATACTTACAGTGACAGGGGCGTTGGCTGCCTGTTCGGGAGAGAAAACTACTGCTAATTATCACACAATCCCTATTCCTCAGGAGATCAAAATCACCTCAGAGGGGGAATTCGTGCTTAACAGCGGGACAAAAATCATCTATCCCGACGGAAATGAAAAAATGCGTCGCAATGCCATGTTCCTTGCGGAATACCTCAAGAAAGCTACCGGTACAGACTACGACATAGCTACCGGAACGGACGGCAAAGGGAATATACTCCTGCAACTCGGACATCCTGCCGAAAATCCTGAGGCTTACCGGCTGAATGTCACACAGGAGGGTGTCACAATTTCAGGGACAAGCGAAGCCGGTGTGTTCTACGGCGTCCAGACTCTGCGCAAATCCATACCTGTGGTCCACAAAAGCACTCCGGTGCTGGCCGCCGTTGAAATCAACGATTATCCACGATTCGGTTACCGTGGCGTACATTTCGATATCTCACGTCATTTTTTCACTGTCGAAGAGGCTAAAAGCTACATCGACATGATGACCCTGCATAACATGAACCGCCTGCACTGGCATCTTACCGACGACCAGGGTTGGCGCATGGAAATAAAGAAACATCCATTGCTTACCCAGATAGGGTCCACACGCAAGGAAACAGTGATAGGACGCAATTCCGGCGAATATGACGGCAAGCCATACGGAGGATTCTACACACAGGAAGACATCAAAGAAGTAGTAGCATACGCCGCTGAGAGATACATCACCGTGATTCCGGAAATAGACCTTCCGGGCCACATGCAGGCAGCCTTGGCGGCATATCCCCATTTAGGCTGCACAGGCGGCCCATATGAGGTATGGACCCAATGGGGCGTATCGGACAATGTGCTCTGTGCCGGCAACGACAGTGTGCTTACCTTTATCGATGATATCCTCACTGAAGTGATGGGGCTGTTCCCGTCAGAGTACATACACATAGGTGGCGACGAGTGTCCTAAAACCAGATGGGAGGAGTGCCCCAAGTGCCAGGCCCGGATCAAAGAGCTTGGTATCAAGGGCAACGATCGGCACAGCAAAGAGGAGTATCTGCAAAGCTACGTTATCAATCATGCCGAGAAATTCTTAAACGACCACGGCCGTCAGATCATCGGTTGGGACGAGATTCTTGAAGGAGGGCTGGCTCCCAACGCCACAGTGATGTCATGGCGTGGCGAAGGTGGCGGCATAGAGGCTGCCCGACAGAACCATGATGTCATCATGACCCCAAACACTTATCTGTATTTCGACTATTACCAGACAAAAGATATTGAGAACGAGCCACTGGGGATAGGCGGATACATCCCGCTCGAACGAGTGTATGGCTACGATCCCATGCCATCCATTCTGACCCCTGAGCAGCAAAAGCATATTGTAGGCGTGCAAGCCAACCATTGGTCAGAATACATACCCACATTCTCTCATCTGCAATACATGGCATTGCCACGTTGGTCGGCTCTTGCCGAAATCCAATGGTCCGAACCTGAAAAGAAGAATTATGAGGACTTCCTTTCACGCCTGCTGCAAATGATGAAATTGTATGATGCCGAAGGATATAATTACGCCACACACGTGTTTGATGTCAAAGCGGATTTTATCCCAAATCCTGCCACCGGGACAGTCGATGCAGTCACTAAGACAATTGACCGCGCACCTATCCACTATACATTGGATGGCTCTGTGCCGACAACCGAGTCGCCTGTAGCCGACAGCATAGTCGCTATCAGAGAGAACTGCACATTCAACGCGCTTGCCATTCGTCCGACAGGCAAAAGCCGCCTCCTCACAGAAAAAATCATCTTCAGCAAATCAACCTCCAAGCCTATTACGGCAAATCAGCCTGTCAACAAACAATATGAATTCAATGGCATCACCACATTGACCGACGGACTCAAAGGGAATGGCAATTACAAGACAGGGCGTTGGATAGGTTTTTATCGCAACGATATGGATGTGACCATCGACCTGCTTGAACCGACCGAAATCTCAAACCTGACTTTCACTACATGTGTGGAAAAAGGTGACTGGATTTTTGACGCACGCAGTGTGACCGTCGAAGTCTCAGAGGATGGCGAGAATTACACTGAGATCGTCTCCGAATCCAGTCCGGCCATGAAGGAAACCGACCGTAACGGCTTGTATGAGCACGCTTACTCTTTTAATCCTGTGAAAACACGCTTCGTGAGAGTTATAGCCGCATCAGAGAAGTCCATACCCGAATGGCATGGCGGAAAAGGGCACCCGGGATTCCTGTTTGTTGACGAAATCACAATCGACTAA
- a CDS encoding DUF4252 domain-containing protein, translating into MKRKIFLFATAMIIALAAGAQSPFFKKCENVKGVTTVYVSKAMLEMAGNIGGIGLKDKTLLTEKIDNTQIVTSDNAKGREFIDKHLSMITSDKEYEVLVQINDDKENVRIYRQNIGKGKSRYVVICKEPEETTVITIEGSLSLEDVARCTKR; encoded by the coding sequence ATGAAACGGAAAATATTTCTTTTTGCCACAGCTATGATTATAGCTCTGGCAGCCGGTGCACAAAGCCCGTTCTTCAAGAAATGCGAGAACGTAAAGGGTGTTACAACCGTCTATGTCAGCAAAGCCATGCTTGAAATGGCAGGTAATATTGGTGGCATAGGCTTAAAAGACAAGACACTCCTGACTGAAAAAATTGACAATACCCAGATTGTAACCAGTGATAATGCCAAAGGCCGTGAATTTATCGACAAACACCTCAGCATGATAACCTCCGACAAGGAGTATGAAGTGCTTGTGCAGATTAATGACGACAAGGAGAATGTCAGGATATATCGTCAGAATATCGGAAAAGGAAAAAGCCGTTATGTGGTCATATGCAAAGAGCCTGAAGAAACAACCGTGATCACCATCGAAGGCTCTCTGTCATTGGAGGATGTAGCGAGATGCACAAAGAGATGA
- a CDS encoding RNA polymerase sigma factor — MNTDAENFKNTFLPMGRQMFAEAIRILGNAADAEDAVQDVYTKLWERRNDLENVKNRHAYVLMMVRNRCLTIAGSIHRQSAELNEADTDGAVSHSDELEARDRISKVMRIIETLPSNQRLVITMHDIEGRTKEEIEHATELSADNVRQLLSRARRFIRDCFAKE, encoded by the coding sequence ATGAATACCGATGCAGAAAATTTCAAGAATACGTTTCTCCCTATGGGACGACAGATGTTTGCGGAGGCTATACGTATTCTCGGAAATGCGGCAGATGCCGAGGATGCTGTGCAGGATGTCTACACCAAGCTTTGGGAACGCCGCAATGACCTTGAAAATGTAAAAAACCGTCATGCATATGTGCTGATGATGGTTAGAAACAGATGCCTCACCATAGCCGGCTCCATCCACCGGCAATCGGCAGAGCTGAATGAAGCGGACACCGATGGAGCGGTATCCCATTCCGACGAACTCGAAGCCCGCGACCGCATAAGTAAAGTCATGAGGATCATAGAGACCCTACCCTCCAACCAACGCCTCGTGATCACTATGCATGACATAGAAGGGAGGACCAAGGAGGAGATCGAACATGCCACCGAACTGTCGGCGGACAATGTAAGGCAACTTCTGAGCAGAGCCCGACGATTCATACGTGACTGTTTCGCCAAAGAATGA
- a CDS encoding bifunctional response regulator/alkaline phosphatase family protein: MSKILWADDEIDLLKPHIMFLEAKGYDVVTCCSGADALALVDEQAFDLIILDENMPGLTGLETLHRIKLASPHIPVVMITKNEEEDIMDQAVGSNIADYLIKPVNPKQILSSIKKNLHSERLVNENTSTGYQREFSRISSMIGDASSLPDWMELYRLLVQWEMRLADADSAMDELLRMQRIEADSAFSKFISRNYESWVADMSAPGSPLMSPGVFRSHVFPLLDAGEKVFFVLIDNFRLDQWVAIKPMLAESFTFREELYCSILPTATQYARNAIFSGLMPADIARQFPELWVDEDSEEGKNINESPLIATQFDRHRRKCRFSYTKINDSSAGEKLLRELSNLLCNDLNVIVFNFIDMLSHARTESRMIRELASSDAAYRSLTESWFRHTPAIEIFRAIAAKGYKIVLTTDHGTVRVDRPVKVVGDRNTNTNLRYKVGKKLDYPGRDVYEIKNPGRFGLPAPNVSSTYIFATGRDFFAYPNNYNHYVQYYDGTFQHGGISLQEMLIPLVTLSPK; this comes from the coding sequence GCTGACGATGAGATAGATCTCCTCAAGCCTCACATAATGTTTCTTGAAGCAAAAGGTTATGATGTCGTCACCTGTTGCAGCGGAGCCGACGCTCTCGCGCTTGTCGACGAACAGGCGTTCGACCTCATCATACTTGACGAGAATATGCCGGGGCTCACAGGTCTGGAGACACTTCATCGCATAAAGCTTGCCTCCCCTCATATACCGGTGGTCATGATCACGAAGAATGAGGAAGAGGACATAATGGATCAGGCTGTGGGAAGCAACATTGCCGATTACCTGATAAAACCGGTCAATCCTAAGCAGATATTGTCTTCCATCAAGAAGAATCTCCATAGCGAGCGTCTTGTGAATGAAAATACCTCTACAGGTTATCAGAGGGAGTTTTCCCGCATATCTTCGATGATCGGGGATGCTTCGTCGCTACCTGACTGGATGGAGCTTTATAGGTTGCTTGTGCAATGGGAGATGCGGCTGGCTGATGCCGACAGTGCCATGGATGAGCTTCTGAGGATGCAACGCATCGAGGCAGACAGTGCTTTCTCGAAATTCATAAGCCGTAACTATGAGTCATGGGTTGCTGATATGTCAGCTCCAGGCTCCCCTCTTATGTCGCCCGGCGTGTTCAGGTCGCATGTGTTTCCGCTGCTTGATGCCGGTGAGAAAGTGTTTTTCGTTCTTATTGACAATTTTCGACTTGACCAATGGGTTGCGATCAAGCCTATGCTTGCCGAATCGTTCACGTTCAGGGAGGAGCTCTACTGTTCTATCTTGCCTACAGCCACTCAGTATGCACGTAATGCCATATTTTCGGGGCTTATGCCGGCTGACATAGCCCGACAGTTCCCTGAGCTATGGGTAGATGAGGATTCAGAGGAGGGAAAAAATATTAACGAATCCCCCTTGATAGCCACCCAGTTCGATCGACATAGGCGCAAATGCAGGTTTTCCTACACAAAGATCAATGATTCCTCGGCAGGAGAGAAGTTGCTCCGTGAATTATCCAATCTTCTATGCAACGACCTCAATGTAATAGTGTTCAACTTTATTGATATGCTATCACATGCCCGCACGGAGTCCAGGATGATACGCGAGCTTGCCTCCAGCGATGCCGCTTATCGTTCGCTCACCGAATCCTGGTTCCGTCACACCCCAGCCATAGAGATATTCCGGGCAATAGCAGCCAAGGGATACAAGATAGTACTGACCACTGATCACGGCACGGTCCGGGTTGACCGTCCTGTCAAGGTTGTAGGTGACCGTAACACCAACACCAATCTGCGCTATAAGGTAGGCAAGAAGCTCGACTATCCTGGCAGGGATGTCTATGAGATAAAGAATCCCGGGCGGTTTGGTCTGCCGGCTCCAAATGTGTCATCGACATACATATTTGCTACCGGGCGCGATTTTTTCGCCTATCCCAACAACTACAATCATTATGTGCAGTACTACGACGGCACTTTCCAGCACGGTGGCATATCCCTACAGGAAATGCTGATCCCACTTGTCACACTTTCCCCTAAGTGA
- a CDS encoding family 20 glycosylhydrolase, producing MAQTVIPLPQNSSPGTGTFRITEETKLYTNLKGHEKERLTAYLSTIPAPFDKKFKGNKSPRENVIILQKSRDAASAPEGYSMEVTPAHILIRSTTDTGLFYGLQTLMQLAQPADGTSLEVASVKIEDAPRFDYRGLMIDVSRHFRSKEFVKKQIDAMARYKLNRLHLHLTDAAGWRIEIKKYPRLTDFAAWRPEANWKKWWFADNGRKYCNESDPKAQGGYYTQEDIRELVEYASERHITIIPEIEMPAHSEEVLAAYPELSCPGEPYESADFCVGNEDTFSFLEDVLTEVMELFPSEYIHVGGDEASKATWATCPKCAKRMQDEKLKDVDALQGYLINRIEAFLSRHNRKLLGWDEIMNDSLAPNAAVMSWRGEEGGINAVRNGHRAIMTPGTYCYIDQYQDAPYSQPEAIGGYLPLSKIYSYNPTPEALTEEESRLIYGVQANLWAEYIQTDEHYEHMLYPRLMALAEVGWSRPDRKSYAHFHSRALKEIEWLRSRGYHTFPLKDEIGNPHNASQPVSHLALGKPVKYNAPYNPNYQAQGDKTLTDGKRGGWTYSDGAWQGFISRDRLDVTIDLEAVTELRSISADFIQVVGPEVFLPREIIISVSSDGTDYNEVKRIEHETSTSEVFTFRNFGWEGDTSARYIRFQARADKTLGGWIFTDEIIVK from the coding sequence ATGGCACAGACCGTTATCCCTCTACCGCAGAACTCATCACCCGGCACCGGTACTTTCCGTATCACCGAAGAGACAAAATTATACACCAACCTCAAAGGGCATGAGAAAGAACGGCTTACAGCTTACCTGTCAACCATTCCTGCCCCTTTCGATAAAAAATTTAAAGGAAATAAAAGTCCGCGCGAGAATGTAATAATACTACAGAAGAGCAGGGATGCCGCCTCTGCACCCGAAGGTTACAGCATGGAGGTCACTCCCGCACATATCCTCATACGCTCAACAACCGACACCGGACTATTCTACGGATTGCAGACATTGATGCAACTGGCGCAACCTGCCGATGGCACAAGCCTGGAAGTAGCATCTGTGAAAATAGAGGATGCTCCGCGATTTGACTATCGGGGACTCATGATTGATGTGTCCCGACATTTCCGCAGCAAAGAGTTTGTGAAGAAGCAGATCGATGCCATGGCGCGTTACAAGCTCAACCGCCTGCACCTCCATCTCACTGACGCCGCCGGATGGAGAATCGAAATAAAGAAATATCCACGTCTCACCGACTTTGCCGCGTGGCGACCTGAAGCCAATTGGAAAAAGTGGTGGTTTGCCGACAATGGCAGGAAGTACTGCAATGAGTCAGACCCTAAAGCCCAAGGGGGATATTACACCCAGGAGGATATACGCGAACTGGTTGAATACGCCTCCGAACGCCACATCACAATCATTCCGGAGATAGAGATGCCGGCACATTCGGAGGAAGTCCTCGCTGCATATCCCGAGCTTTCCTGCCCTGGAGAGCCATACGAGAGTGCCGACTTTTGTGTGGGCAATGAGGATACGTTCTCATTCCTTGAAGATGTGTTGACCGAAGTGATGGAACTCTTCCCCTCGGAATATATCCATGTGGGAGGCGATGAGGCGAGCAAAGCCACATGGGCTACCTGCCCGAAGTGCGCAAAACGTATGCAGGATGAAAAGCTTAAAGATGTTGATGCGCTGCAAGGCTATCTCATCAACCGGATTGAGGCATTTCTGAGCAGACACAACCGGAAACTGCTTGGATGGGATGAAATCATGAATGACAGCCTTGCGCCAAATGCAGCCGTCATGTCATGGCGTGGAGAGGAAGGTGGCATCAATGCCGTAAGAAACGGACACCGTGCCATCATGACCCCAGGAACCTACTGCTACATAGACCAATATCAGGACGCACCCTATTCTCAACCAGAAGCTATAGGCGGATATCTGCCACTGTCGAAAATCTATTCCTACAATCCTACACCGGAAGCTCTGACCGAAGAGGAGTCCAGACTCATTTACGGTGTACAAGCCAATCTCTGGGCGGAATACATTCAGACCGACGAGCATTACGAGCACATGCTATATCCGCGCCTGATGGCGTTGGCAGAAGTAGGCTGGAGCCGTCCTGACCGAAAATCGTATGCCCATTTCCATAGCCGCGCGCTGAAAGAAATAGAGTGGCTGCGATCAAGAGGATACCATACATTCCCCTTAAAAGATGAAATTGGCAACCCCCACAATGCATCACAGCCTGTCAGCCACCTTGCACTCGGCAAACCGGTGAAATACAATGCCCCATACAACCCGAACTACCAGGCACAAGGTGACAAGACCCTCACCGACGGCAAAAGAGGAGGATGGACCTACTCCGACGGTGCATGGCAGGGATTTATATCACGTGACCGCCTTGACGTGACCATTGACCTTGAGGCTGTAACAGAGCTCCGATCCATAAGCGCGGATTTCATTCAGGTGGTAGGTCCTGAGGTATTTCTGCCGAGAGAGATAATTATTTCCGTATCATCTGACGGTACAGACTACAATGAAGTGAAGCGCATCGAACATGAGACTTCGACATCGGAAGTTTTCACATTCAGGAATTTCGGATGGGAAGGTGACACGTCTGCAAGATACATAAGATTTCAAGCCCGTGCCGACAAAACTTTAGGCGGATGGATTTTCACAGATGAAATTATAGTGAAATAA